CCGTAGACGACGCCGATGCCGAGAGAGACGAGGCTTGCGAGCAGACCGACGGCAATCGAGATCTGCCCGCCGAGCATGACGCGGACGAGCAGGTCGCGGCCGTTGGAATCCGTGCCGAAGGGGAAATATTCGCGGTCCACTTGCCCTTCGACCTTCAGTGTGCGGCCGTCGTCCTCGGTCGCGAGCACCTTGGTGTTCTCGAACTCGTTTGCCCGGTCGAAATAGCGCGTGGCACGCGGGTCGATCGGCTGGTCCGACGTCACGGTGGCGGTGAAGGTTTCGCCCTCGACATTGAATTCCGTCAACGTCACGCGCGCGCGGGTCGCGACACCCTCCATCACATCCTGCAGCGTCGACGTGTCCGGCCGGGGCTCGAGGCTCGGGCTGATCGAGACATAGGAGGGGAAGACCTGATCGTAGGTGTGCGGCGAGAACCACGGACCCACGAACGAGAAGAGCGCGATCAGCGCCAGCATGACGCAGCCGGCCATGGCGGCACGGTTGCGGCGGAAGCGGATCGCTGCGAGCTGGAAGAGGCTGCGGCCCTTGGTTTCCGGCGAGGCGGCCGGTGCCTGGACGATATCAGTCATGGCGGACCCTCGGATCGAGCAGGCCGTAGAGAATATCGACCAAAAGATTGAAGACGATGACGAAGATGGCGATGAGGATCACGGTGCCCATCACCAGCGTGTAGTCACGGTTGATCGCGCCGAGAACGAAATAGCGTCCGACGCCGGGAATGGTAAAGATCGTCTCCACCACGGCCGAACCGGTCAAAAGTGCTGCCGCGCAAGGCGCAAGATAAGAGACGACGGGCAGCAGCGCGCCGCGCATCGCATGCGTCACCACGACGACGCGGGACGGCAGGCCATAGGCCTTCGCGGTGCGGATATGGTCGGTGTTGAGCGCCTCGATCATAGAGCCGCGCGTAAGCCTGGCGAAGACGGCGAGCTGCGGAAGAGCGAGGGCGATCATCGGCAGAATCAGGAAGCGGAACGATCCGTCGCCCCAGCCGCCGGCGGGCAGCCAGGAAAGCATGATCGCGAAGATGAGCGTCAACACGGGGCCGACGACGAAGTTCGGTACGGTGACGCCAACCGTCGAGATCGACATGACCGCGAAATCGAGGAAACTGTTCTGCCTGAGCGCGGCGATCGTGCCGGCAATGACGCCGCCGATGACGGCCAATATCAAGGCGTAGAAGCCGAGCTCCATCGAATAGGGCAGCCCCTTGCCGATCAACTGCGCGACATTGTTGTCATGGTAGATGTAACTCGGGCCGAAGTCGCCGGTCACCGCATTGCTGAGATAGGTGACGTATTGGCGCCAGAGCGGCTGATCGAGGTGGTAGGTCCTCATCAGGTTCTCCATCGTGGCGGGAGGGAGAGGACGCTCGAGATTGAAGGGGCCACCTGGGGCAAAGCGCATCAGGAAGAAGGAAATGGTGACGACGATAAACAGCGTCGGCACCGCACTCGCCAATCGGCGAAGGATGAAGGAGATCATGGACGTGCTCCGGAGGCGACGCGCGGGAGCCCGCGCGTCGTCTCAGTTCGTTATTCGGCGACGCTCAGGAACTTGCTCAGGTGCGCGTTCGGCGAGTTGTCCTGCCAGCCTTTAACGCGATCCGAAACGAGCCACAGGTCAGCCTGGGTGAGGAACGGTGCGATCGGCTGTTCCTTCATCAGCAGCGCTTCCGCCTCGTGCAGGATCTTCGAGCGGGCCGCCGGATCCTGTTCTTCATAGGACTTCTTCATCAACGCGTCGTACTCGGCGTTTTCGAAGTGGCCATAGTTGAAGGTCTTGTTGGTGCTGACGCTGAGCGCAAGGAAGTTCTCCGCATCGGCATAGTCGGCGACCCACCCGGCGCGCGCGACGTTGAACTTGCCGCCTTCCTGCAGATAGGCGTAATGCGACGACACGTCGAGGTTCACGAGCGAGACCTTGGCGCCGAAGGTATTCTTCCACATGTCCGCTACAGCGGTTGCAACGCGCTCATGGTTCGGGTTGGTGTTGTAGCGGATTTCGATGTTCAGCGGCTTGCCGCCCTCGCCGTAGCCGGCTTCCTTCATCAGCTCGATCGCCTTGTCTTCGCGGTCGAGCTGCGACATCTCGGCGAAATCGGCCTTGGCGGGTTCACCATAGCTTTCGATGCCCGGCGGCACCATCGAGTAGGACGGAAGCTGCGAGCCGCTGTAGATTTCCTTGGCGAGGAAGTCGCGATCGACTGCCATCGAGAGCGCCCGGCGAACGCGAACATCGCTATAGGGCTCCTGACGCGTGTCGAAAGCGTAATAGTAGGTTGCAAGGGTCGGTGAGACGTGGACCTGGTCACCGTAGGACTTGCGCAGCCGCTCGATCTGGTCAGCAGAAAAGTTGTAGACGAGGTCCATTTCCTTCGCTTCGAAGCGACGCACCGAGGCCGCCTGGTCGTCGATCGGGTAAAAGATCACCTTGTCGAGCTTGACGTTGGCAGCATCCCAATAGTTCGTGTTCTTCTCGACCGTCAGGCTGTCGTTCGGCACATGCGCCGTCAGCCGGAAAGCACCGTTCGAAACCATGACGCCCGGCTTGACGAAATCCGCGCCATTCTTTTCGACGCTCGCCTTGCTGACCGGCAGCGCCGTCTGGTGGGCGAGCAATTCAAGAAAGAAGGGCGTCGGGCGCTCTAGGGTGACTTCGAGCGTCTTTTCGTCGACGGCCTTGACGCCGAGCTGCTCGAGCGGCAGTTCGCCCTTGTTGACCTTTTCCGCATTCTTGATCGGGTAAAGGATGTTGGCGTATTCGGCGGCCGTCTTCGGGTCCTCGACGCGGCGGAACGAGAAGGCGAAATCCTCGGCGGTCACAGGCGAGCCGTCGGACCACTTGGCATCGGCACGCAGCTTGAAGGTGTAGACGGTACCGTCGTCCGAAAGCTCCCAGGTTTCGGCGACACCGGGTACGATCTTGCCAGCGGCGTCGTAGATCGTCAGGCCTTCATAGAGGTCCTTGAGGATGAACTCCTCGATGTTGATCGAGGTGTGCGCCTGGTCGAGCGTCTGCGGCTCGCCGGCATTGCCGCGATGAAGCACGGCCTCCGCGAGCGCCGGACTTGCGCCGATGAGCAGCGAGCCAATGAGCGCGGCGGTGCTGAGATTGAGTTTCAGTGAAGCCATTTTTCTTCTCCTTCCCCTCGATTTGAGTGTGGTTGATCGCAGGAGAGAAGTGCAATTTCGCGGGAAAGGCAAGGCGATTCCTGCACCCTCCTTTATAAAACGAAATTCTGATTATCGCAAAGGTTGTGGCTCCGTTGCGACGAATCCTGCCGCCTCGTGACGATGCGCGGCTGAACGGAATTATGCGCCGCCCGCTGCCAACTGCAACGTTTTAGATGTTTTTTCCCAGGGGGAACGCATGGCGGCCGTGGCACAGCCGCGGCGTTGTCATGCAAACTTCATGAAGGGAAGCGGCACTTTACGTAATACGCGGAAAAATTTGCCATTTCTTTCGCAATCTTTTTGCGAACTTGGCTTGCACATCTCTGCAGCCGCGTTGCTTGACGAGGAACAGATTTGCGCCGGTCGGTGGCATGGAGCTTCGCCGGAAGGCTGCCTCTCTCGCGCCTCTTCCCCAGGTCGCCATCACCAACCAGAAAGCGAAAGCGGTGATTTTTGACGGGATCGTTTTTTCATCCACAGCAATTCCTCTGAAGCACGTTCATCAAGTGCACGTGGCGCATCCAGGCCCGGTTGCCAAAAGGTCTGCATCAATTATTGTGCGCTTGACTTGGGTCCGGAACGCCGTTTTCGGGGGCAGTGGAGCACGCCCATACGCGTGTGCAAAGGGCGGCGAAGGGGCCTCATCCGACGGCGGCTTCGACCGCTTCATCGTGGCGCCTGGAGTGGGCGTCTAGCATCAGGGAGATTTCGAATGGCATTGATCACATTGCGGCAACTGCTCGACCATGCAGCGGAAAACAATTACGCGCTGCCAGCCTTCAATGTGAACAATCTCGAATACATCCAGGCCGTCATGAAGGCCGCGGATGCGACCGATTCTCCCGTTATCCTGCAGGCGAGCCGCGGCGCGCGCGCCTATGCGGGCGATGCTTTCCTGCGTCACCTGATTCTCGGCGCCGCGGAGGAGTATCCGCACATCCCGGTCTGTCTCCATCTCGACCATGGCGACCAGCCGTCGACCTGCATCTCGGCCATCACCAACGGCTTTACCTCCGTGATGATGGACGGCTCGCTGGAGAGAGACGGCAAGACCGTCGCGAGCTATGAATACAACGTCGCCGTCACCGCGGAGGTCGTGAAGATCGCTCATGCGGCGGGCGTCTCTGTCGAGGGCGAGCTCGGCTGCCTCGGCAATCTCGAAACGGGTGCCGGCGATAAGGAAGACGGGCACGGTTTCGAAGGCAAGCTCACGCGCGAGGAGCTGTTGACGGACCCCGACCAGGCCCTCGACTTCGTCACCAAGACGGGCGTCGATGCTCTCGCGGTCGCGATCGGCACGAGCCACGGCGCCTACAAGTTCACGCGTGAGCCGGACGGCGAGATTCTCTCGATCGAGACGATCGCCAAGATCAATAGGCGGCTCCCGAACACGCATCTCGTTATGCACGGGTCGTCGACCGTGCCGGCCGATCTCCAGGAACTTTTCAACGCCCATGGCGGCAAGATGAAAAAGACCTGGGGCGTGCCGGTCTCGGAAATCCAAAAGGCGATTCCGCTCGGCGTCCGCAAGGTCAATATCGATACCGATCTTCGCCTCGCCTTCACCGGCGAAATCCGCAAGCACCATCTCGAGCATCCGGACAATTTCGACCCGCGCAACTACCTGAAGCCGGCAATCGCCCGCATGACGGAGGTCTGCAAGGAACGCTTCCAGGCCTTCCGCTCCGCCGGCCAAGCATCGAAGATCCGGGTACTGAGGCTGCCGGAAATGGCGAAGCGCTACGCAGCCGCGTAGTTCGTCGGGTCACAGGCACGTTGTTGTCGCAACCGGGCAGGCGCATCGCGTTGGCGTTTCGCCGGCTAGCCTTGCCTCTCCATATGTATCTCGTGCTCGTAGAGCTGATCCATGCTGAGCGAGGCCACTTCCGCCAGGCGCATCTGACTTTTCACGCGGCCTGAGCCGAGAACCACGACATCGTCGCAAAACGAAATCGTGCTGCGGTGATGGCTGATCACGACCGTTGTGCGGCGGCCCGCTCTCGATTTCAACGTCTCGACGATTGCCGCTTCCGACAGACCGTCGACGGCATTCGTCGCCTCGTCCAGGATCAGGATCGCCGGGTCGCGCACCAGCGCCCGCGCGAGCGCGATCCGCTGCCGTTGTCCCGCCGAGAGGCTCGCTCCCCTGTAGCCGACGACCGTCTCGTAGCCTTGCGGCAGTTTTTCGATGAAGCTGTGCGCCTCCGCCAGCTTCGCGGCTCGCTCCACTTCCGCAAACGTAGCGCTCTGACCGTAGGTGATGTTTTCCAGAATGCTTCCGTCAACCAGTTCCAGATCCTGGCTGGCGACGGCGATTTGCCGCCGCCACTGGACGGGATCGATTTCATCGAGCGGCACGCCATCGACGAGAATGCGTCCCTCATCCGGCTCCACGAAACGGCAAAGCAGATTGACGATGGTGGTCTTGCCGGCGCCCGAGCGGCCGATGATTGCCGTCGACCGGCCATGATGGATCTGGAAGCCCGCGGAACGCAACACGATGGGGCGTTCCTCAGAGCCTGGATATCGGAATGTCACCCGGTCGAACTGGATGGCCCGTCGCAAGCCCTCAAACGGCTCGCTGCCCGTCGGAGGCTTCGGTTTGTCGGAAGAATCCAGAAGCCATCGCACCTCCTCGAGCGAGCCGCTCCACCCCTGGATCTGGCTCCAGGACATCTGCAGCGCACGCACGTGCGGCTGCAGGCGGTAGAGCAGGATGACGAAAGCGACGATCACGGGAAAGCTCACCCCGACGAACCAGGCACTCACCACCGCCGCGAGAAAGAGGGCCGAATGGAGCACCTCTGTCAGCGGTGGCAGGACGCCTTGGCGTGTCTGGAGCACAAATCCGGCGCGACGCACGGCTTCCGATGCGGCGTCGAAGGCGTTCTTCTCGCGCTGCTCCTGACCGAACACACGGATGAGCCGCCCCGCATGCACCAAGTGCAGCATCCTCCCGGCGAGTTCGCTATTGAAAGATGTCACGTCGCGGCTCGGGCGTTTGAGCGTGGCCGAAAGGGCCGCATGCGCAAGCTGAACGAGAACAAGGCCGAGCGCCACGAAAAGCGTCATCTGCCAGGAGAGGAGCAACAGGAAGGCCATCAGGATCACGGTTGCGGAGCCGTGCACGATCGAAGCGAGCACCGTCTGTATGGCGTCGGAGGCGCGCCATGATTCGTTGGAGATGATGTTCAGCAGGCGGCCCGGATTTTGCTGCATGAAGAAAGGATAGCCGATCCTCAAGAGCTGATCAGAGAGCGCGCTTCGGATGGCGTGGCTCGCCTTGCCGTAGATGAAGTTGGTGAGCAGCGTATTCGCAAAGGCCAGAACATTCTTGAGTGTGATCAGGGAAAGGACAGCTGCGGCTATCGCAAGCAATCGTGTGCCGTCGTTCAGCCCCTGCCCCATTTGCTGAAAGAATGCGGAAATTCCGCTCAAGCCCCCAGCCTGTCCGTCCCCAGCGATAATGCTGAGCATCGGGATTATAAGCCCGATTCCGGCGCCTTCGAGCGCAGCGCTGGCGAGGCCCAGAACGACGACCACCGGAAGAAGGCGCAATTGCGGTCCCAGCGCGTCACGCAAGACATGCAAGCCGGGCAACAGGAATCGCAACATGGCGGCCCTCATATTTTCTTTTTCAGCTCTTGTGCTGTCTGCTTGAACCGGTGTCGGCCGATCCGCGAGTAATCGACTGGTTGCAGCAAGGCACATGAACTTTACGGCGCCGAGTAGATTCATCGAAACGATCGGCCAATGCGACAGTCGGAGTTCTGGATCGAACCTCGCGCCGCCGAAAGCCTGTGTGCAGGCGGATCTGACGGTCCAGCAAAAGTGCCTGATAAGCCACGGCGCTCCGAAGAGGTGCTTCAAGCAAAGCCCGCCATTGCCAAGGCTATAGCTGCGGTGAAGCTTTTCGATGGCCGCACGGGTGCGCCGTCCATGGTGATGGTGGACGACCATGTCAGGAACATACTCGACCGCAATGCCGAGCTCGAAAGCGCGCACGAGATAGTCCGTGTCCTCAGCCGATTGCAGCGGCGCGCCGGCTCCGAAGCGCTCGTCGAAGGGACCGACCAGAGCCGCGACGTCGCGATGCATGCTCATGTTGCAGCCAAGCACGAAACCGCCGGGGTGAACGTCGCGGGTCAGCTGCGCCGCGACCCTCGACCGTTTGATCGTGAAGGGCAAATCGGATGGACTGCCAAGTTCGACGCGACCCCCGCGGATGACGCGCATTTCGCCATTTGCGTAGTGGCGCTTCAGGTCAGCGAGATAGCTGCTATCGACCTCGCAATCATCGTCGATGAAGACAAGGATTCGGCCCCGGGCCTGCTCCAGGCCGGCATTGCGTGCCGCAGCAAGCCCCGGGCGCGGCTCGGTGACGCGTGTGATCGCGATGGGCGACGCGGCGGCGATACGGATGAGCTCGTCCGGTGTGCCATCGGTAGAGCCGTTGTCGACGACCACGAGCTCGCTTGTAATGGAGGCGTGGGCGGTACAGGCGCGCTCTATCGATCGGATGCAGGCCTGAAGCGCCCGGACGCGATTGTGCGTGCAGACGATGAAGGTCGCGAAAGGGCGGGCACCGCCAGAGCTCGACGGGATAGCCATGGACCCCGCCGCCGCATCAGGGTGCACCCTTTCCCTCTCTAGACTTTCGCCCGTCATCTCACACCACCCCATTCTGGGGAAGCACGCTTGCGGCCGGCACGGACTGCAGGTAGCGCGCCAGCGCATCGACCCTTCTTGTCGCAGCAAGCGAAAGGCGGCTGCACCAGGGCGCGCGAGAGCCGACGAAGAGGCCATATCGCTCGCGGCGCCGAATGAGATTCCATTTCCCCGTTCGCGTCAGAAAATCGTGCGTCAGCTCTGGCCGCTTCTCGTCAGCGATGAGTTGGTAGAGGAAGTAGAAGAAGCAAAGCATGCCATCCTCGTAAGCCTGGCGTGTCTCAGGCGGACAAGAGGCGATCTTCCTCTCCAGCGAGAGAATGAACTCCGCAGCGACGCGGATCGTTTCCTTTGATGCCACGACGCCTAGCTCGCGAAGCGAGCTTGCGTCATCGAAAAGGCCTTCTCGTTCAAGATTTTCGGCGACGATCTTCAGATGCGTCTGACGCATCTGCCGCTGGTGTCTGCTGGTGACGCTGTCGCCATGGATTCGATAGGCAACCAGGGCTTCATCGATCATCGTCGCGGGAAACCGATCGGCAACCCGTCGGAACAGATCGAAATCTTCCGCGTGTGGATAAGCGCCGT
The Ensifer sp. WSM1721 genome window above contains:
- a CDS encoding peptide ABC transporter substrate-binding protein gives rise to the protein MASLKLNLSTAALIGSLLIGASPALAEAVLHRGNAGEPQTLDQAHTSINIEEFILKDLYEGLTIYDAAGKIVPGVAETWELSDDGTVYTFKLRADAKWSDGSPVTAEDFAFSFRRVEDPKTAAEYANILYPIKNAEKVNKGELPLEQLGVKAVDEKTLEVTLERPTPFFLELLAHQTALPVSKASVEKNGADFVKPGVMVSNGAFRLTAHVPNDSLTVEKNTNYWDAANVKLDKVIFYPIDDQAASVRRFEAKEMDLVYNFSADQIERLRKSYGDQVHVSPTLATYYYAFDTRQEPYSDVRVRRALSMAVDRDFLAKEIYSGSQLPSYSMVPPGIESYGEPAKADFAEMSQLDREDKAIELMKEAGYGEGGKPLNIEIRYNTNPNHERVATAVADMWKNTFGAKVSLVNLDVSSHYAYLQEGGKFNVARAGWVADYADAENFLALSVSTNKTFNYGHFENAEYDALMKKSYEEQDPAARSKILHEAEALLMKEQPIAPFLTQADLWLVSDRVKGWQDNSPNAHLSKFLSVAE
- a CDS encoding glycosyltransferase encodes the protein MPKPLVSVLLPVYNGEPYLAPALESILRQDYRRLEIIAIDDGSTDRSLEILDRYRKADSRISVRSRENRGLITTLNEGLALASGDLVARMDADDISYSTRFSRQVALFLEQPRLAMCGTGVDTLIGDRIVRGKPSPIYRPGSMRVLSMFFTIFIHSTVVFNRRLIPEEMLIYDGAYPHAEDFDLFRRVADRFPATMIDEALVAYRIHGDSVTSRHQRQMRQTHLKIVAENLEREGLFDDASSLRELGVVASKETIRVAAEFILSLERKIASCPPETRQAYEDGMLCFFYFLYQLIADEKRPELTHDFLTRTGKWNLIRRRERYGLFVGSRAPWCSRLSLAATRRVDALARYLQSVPAASVLPQNGVV
- the oppB gene encoding oligopeptide ABC transporter permease OppB is translated as MISFILRRLASAVPTLFIVVTISFFLMRFAPGGPFNLERPLPPATMENLMRTYHLDQPLWRQYVTYLSNAVTGDFGPSYIYHDNNVAQLIGKGLPYSMELGFYALILAVIGGVIAGTIAALRQNSFLDFAVMSISTVGVTVPNFVVGPVLTLIFAIMLSWLPAGGWGDGSFRFLILPMIALALPQLAVFARLTRGSMIEALNTDHIRTAKAYGLPSRVVVVTHAMRGALLPVVSYLAPCAAALLTGSAVVETIFTIPGVGRYFVLGAINRDYTLVMGTVILIAIFVIVFNLLVDILYGLLDPRVRHD
- a CDS encoding ABC transporter ATP-binding protein codes for the protein MLRFLLPGLHVLRDALGPQLRLLPVVVVLGLASAALEGAGIGLIIPMLSIIAGDGQAGGLSGISAFFQQMGQGLNDGTRLLAIAAAVLSLITLKNVLAFANTLLTNFIYGKASHAIRSALSDQLLRIGYPFFMQQNPGRLLNIISNESWRASDAIQTVLASIVHGSATVILMAFLLLLSWQMTLFVALGLVLVQLAHAALSATLKRPSRDVTSFNSELAGRMLHLVHAGRLIRVFGQEQREKNAFDAASEAVRRAGFVLQTRQGVLPPLTEVLHSALFLAAVVSAWFVGVSFPVIVAFVILLYRLQPHVRALQMSWSQIQGWSGSLEEVRWLLDSSDKPKPPTGSEPFEGLRRAIQFDRVTFRYPGSEERPIVLRSAGFQIHHGRSTAIIGRSGAGKTTIVNLLCRFVEPDEGRILVDGVPLDEIDPVQWRRQIAVASQDLELVDGSILENITYGQSATFAEVERAAKLAEAHSFIEKLPQGYETVVGYRGASLSAGQRQRIALARALVRDPAILILDEATNAVDGLSEAAIVETLKSRAGRRTTVVISHHRSTISFCDDVVVLGSGRVKSQMRLAEVASLSMDQLYEHEIHMERQG
- the fba gene encoding class II fructose-bisphosphate aldolase (catalyzes the reversible aldol condensation of dihydroxyacetonephosphate and glyceraldehyde 3-phosphate in the Calvin cycle, glycolysis, and/or gluconeogenesis), encoding MALITLRQLLDHAAENNYALPAFNVNNLEYIQAVMKAADATDSPVILQASRGARAYAGDAFLRHLILGAAEEYPHIPVCLHLDHGDQPSTCISAITNGFTSVMMDGSLERDGKTVASYEYNVAVTAEVVKIAHAAGVSVEGELGCLGNLETGAGDKEDGHGFEGKLTREELLTDPDQALDFVTKTGVDALAVAIGTSHGAYKFTREPDGEILSIETIAKINRRLPNTHLVMHGSSTVPADLQELFNAHGGKMKKTWGVPVSEIQKAIPLGVRKVNIDTDLRLAFTGEIRKHHLEHPDNFDPRNYLKPAIARMTEVCKERFQAFRSAGQASKIRVLRLPEMAKRYAAA
- a CDS encoding ABC transporter permease, with the protein product MTDIVQAPAASPETKGRSLFQLAAIRFRRNRAAMAGCVMLALIALFSFVGPWFSPHTYDQVFPSYVSISPSLEPRPDTSTLQDVMEGVATRARVTLTEFNVEGETFTATVTSDQPIDPRATRYFDRANEFENTKVLATEDDGRTLKVEGQVDREYFPFGTDSNGRDLLVRVMLGGQISIAVGLLASLVSLGIGVVYGATSGYIGGRVDNVMMRLVEILYSLPFVFLVVVLVVFFGRSFILIFLVIGAVEWLDMARIVRGQTLALKRREFVGAAQALGLTDWQIIRRHIIPNTIGPVIVFVTVVVPKVILLESFLSFLGLGVQAPLTSWGALISEGANNIQSAPWLLIFPAIFFVVTLFSLNFVGDGLRDALDPKDR